The Desulfuromonas acetoxidans DSM 684 sequence AAAATCTCCTCCATCTGGCTGCGGGTATAGACGGTTAAGCGCTTCCAGCGGCGGATCGACTCAGCGACTTCTTCCGGGGCATGACCTGGTTCAACCCGCACCAAAACCGCATTGACGTAGGGGTTGGTGCTTTGCGAAGCAATAACCGCATCGAGCAAACCTGGCACTCCGGGCCGGTTGAAAGCAGGGTTTTCGGCCGTGCGTCGACGCTGCTCTCGGATGGCGTCATTATCCTTGAGAAACTGTGCTTCCTGGGCATCTTTAAGAGGAATGAACACCATTGGGTCGCCATTGGAAGAGACCATCCTTCTGGTCAGGCCGACTATAGTATAGTGATTGCGGCGGATCTGGATACGGTCGCCAAGTTTAAATCCGGAAGCGATGTCGGCGACGGCCTCGTAATGGCTCCGAGTAATCTGGCGACCCGCGACTAGATAGGGCGGCCACCCGGGTGTCCCAGGTTCTCCAGAAGTGACGCCAGTGACCATGGCACGTACGTCACCATCTTGTTTGCTCACCTGCATGGTGAGATAAGTGATGTTCGCTGCCCGCTCCACTCCCGGCATGCCTTGCATCCCTCGCCAGATATCATCGTAGAGACTTGATGACTCAGCGTAGGGACCAAGAGTGTCCTTCTGTACAACCCAGAGATCAGCACCGCTATTGTCGAGCAACACTTTGGCATCATCCACCATGCCACGATAAATTCCTGCCATAGACAGTGTGATGCCGATGAGTAGCCCAAGACCTATACCGGTAAAGACAAACTTACCCCAGGAGTGCAAGATGTCGCGTCCTGCCAAGCTGATCATTGCGTCACCCCGGGGATATGGTCAACGACGTGAATTCGGCTATGCTCATTCAGGGCGTTTTCGCTGTAGGCCACAACTTGGTCACCAACCTTGAGCCCTTCTCGTATTTGAACACGACCCTCCAAATCGGCAATCCCCAGTGAAACTGCTGTAAAGTGAAGATCGCCATTAGTGACCTGCCACACGCCCAATTTGCTACCTATATGATGGATAGCGGCATTTGGGACAACCGGTGTTGCCGCAAGAGTCGGTAAGGTAATCGTGATTTCGGCCAATTCACCGACAGGTGGCAACGGATCAGGGATTTGATCAAAGACAACCTTGGCTAGTGTTTCCTCCGTTACCGCGTCTGCCAGGGGTTCGACTCTCAGTACTCGTCCAGCCTGCAGCTCACCTGCCTGCGAACGTAATGTGATCTGGGCTGATAAGCCTGCTGCGAGACCTCGCGCACGAATTTGATCGAAACGGACATTGACCCACAGAGTACTCGGGTCTATCAGCTCCACGACAGACTGACCTGCAACCACGGTGGTTCCCGGATCGGCATCACGCGAAACGACCAAGCTGTCAACTGGCGCAATCAGAGACAAATTATTGCGCTGCGCCTCTAACGCCTCTCGTTCCGCTCGTACACGAGATAGTTCCTCTCGTGCCGCAGTCAGCCCTGCTTTCGCAACCAACAGATCTTGTTGTTTAGTGGCTACCACTTCCTCACTTGAGGAACGCACTTTAAGTAACTGCTCGTAG is a genomic window containing:
- a CDS encoding efflux RND transporter periplasmic adaptor subunit, translating into MKRLPFQKRTLALIAVLVPLLALFVYVALRSGPLAPVSVVLTTVENKSISPKLFGIGTIEARYTYKIGPTFAGRVIRLDVHVGERVKAGQVLGEMDPVDLDERLRAQDATLKRANAQLKEAQARKDYAQTQALRYEQLLKVRSSSEEVVATKQQDLLVAKAGLTAAREELSRVRAEREALEAQRNNLSLIAPVDSLVVSRDADPGTTVVAGQSVVELIDPSTLWVNVRFDQIRARGLAAGLSAQITLRSQAGELQAGRVLRVEPLADAVTEETLAKVVFDQIPDPLPPVGELAEITITLPTLAATPVVPNAAIHHIGSKLGVWQVTNGDLHFTAVSLGIADLEGRVQIREGLKVGDQVVAYSENALNEHSRIHVVDHIPGVTQ
- a CDS encoding ABC transporter permease — translated: MISLAGRDILHSWGKFVFTGIGLGLLIGITLSMAGIYRGMVDDAKVLLDNSGADLWVVQKDTLGPYAESSSLYDDIWRGMQGMPGVERAANITYLTMQVSKQDGDVRAMVTGVTSGEPGTPGWPPYLVAGRQITRSHYEAVADIASGFKLGDRIQIRRNHYTIVGLTRRMVSSNGDPMVFIPLKDAQEAQFLKDNDAIREQRRRTAENPAFNRPGVPGLLDAVIASQSTNPYVNAVLVRVEPGHAPEEVAESIRRWKRLTVYTRSQMEEILVGKLIATSARQIFMFLVILSIVSSAIVAFIIYTLTLGKIREIAVLKLIGTKNRTIVGLIMQQSIALGLIGFVVGKISATLLMAPIFPKYVLLQPLDSVMGFIAVVMICVLSSIIAIRAALRVDPAEAIGG